A genome region from Bifidobacterium coryneforme includes the following:
- a CDS encoding ATP-dependent DNA helicase, with translation MKQTAEQSAIVDAGVEDDLLVVAGAGSGKTMTMTQRIIALIRHGVPSEQILGLTFTRKAASELLSRVSAAVIRSRPGSDQGQVDPERNFLKPSVFTYDAFFQSIVRQYGLLVGMDQDTQPLSAPGAFQLAAGVVAEHIDLVFPDRGEVMDQVEGGLDVDDPLSGFSAATIGGPVQAARLARARELGQDDVGSGAFETTVNQVLGITHALTSSMISRDCPDFDQALARVREWDQAFIDRTVALIDGRPIPDAEPTEASLKRPRRAKKDSDEDYELELRKMRKKRLDFRLYQANRLLRTVRTREKLLTLADYYQQAKRQANMAEFGDFTVAAFQLVDRFPAIGAHYRRRFTHVFLDEYQDTSTTQALLLAAIFHPNDKEGASRSAVTAVGDPFQSIYAWRGASPGAFRTFQSQFGMLADRPSVQDGQLGGITTFGRSEDKEPLTLSRTFRNSRMVLKAANLLTVPLRQDTGRFSSARMNEVDVARLEAREGADEGTVGLLGYSTIGQEIDAVVRFALHARSRYGGHGEDELGEDSDAPHAAVLFRSKARMPQYRTALEAAGLTCQVVGYSALFDRPEVMDILALLRVICDHTDSDSLMRLLASARFNMSPADLRALASLAETINADSQYRALLQAGMVPKTDDGKVRRELVREQRDQVPNSLFLIDLLLRDDLDDLLRTSRLSPRGRTLVSRAAEVIRTVQSQSSASVRQVVIAAIQALDLDIDLVLAQAMEHPDQPLQPSRANAGVEALLEQVDTYISELPAGLGPSLPGFVAWVDAMVQSPDLPDEGAGGHADVTLMTVHQAKGLEWDAVAVVGLSAGSFPSKQGDHLKIETLSTEASPVGVPYRNTANTWLEDPQAVPVPVRADAMILPRFPHDARPGSEPGDDLGGLSLADLEDEAIGEIRSTGVDDAGDDYDFLSARGYLPQKEEYGNRYHNDERRLAYVAVTRARHDLLLTFSTKANDTNPALNTPQADPETTASNFWRELVRGLEGEDGAVRLDSIDGGQDGDDGEPLPPTPPVGLLVGQDAQAFRQALVQDALDQVGQLAARQDESDRVLWPITMGTKVSQALQRSAEWVGFDEDPSGTPHAEGSLYADAVRVLQVGTGRLGVAGDRLVADLEALRRTGRRIIGHGAQSVTSIQARSGGMEAVREREYWEGLVRPVPRVASPLAQAGTLFHEWAQRYIMPDFEPSSGLLDVTDQTVDDSLVESQTPSGSAVPLGSEAMAERRRMLADLDEEEAGRKQGGSDRTARNLRIWERRLAESEWGQRTPAWVERPIVAVLDGTIVKGKLDAVFRGGLDQDDGSKLYTIVDWKTGARPTTAEDISGKLAQLDMYRILLSRLEGIDLSTIDACLYYVSEAQPSRRLIRARPRSQEEILQGLRRGAPQESDND, from the coding sequence ATGAAGCAGACAGCAGAGCAATCGGCCATAGTCGATGCCGGGGTAGAAGATGACCTCCTGGTTGTGGCGGGAGCCGGTTCCGGCAAGACCATGACCATGACACAACGCATCATTGCCTTGATTCGGCATGGTGTCCCCTCGGAGCAGATTCTGGGCCTGACCTTCACCCGTAAGGCCGCCTCGGAACTTCTCTCCCGGGTCTCGGCCGCGGTCATCAGGAGTCGTCCGGGGTCGGACCAGGGCCAGGTGGACCCGGAGAGGAACTTCCTCAAACCCTCGGTCTTCACCTATGATGCCTTCTTCCAGTCCATCGTCCGGCAGTATGGACTCCTGGTGGGGATGGACCAGGACACCCAACCCCTGAGCGCTCCCGGAGCTTTTCAGCTGGCCGCGGGGGTGGTGGCCGAGCATATCGACCTGGTCTTCCCCGACCGTGGGGAGGTCATGGACCAGGTCGAGGGTGGTCTGGATGTGGACGACCCCCTGTCCGGGTTCTCTGCCGCCACCATCGGTGGCCCGGTTCAGGCTGCCAGGCTGGCGCGTGCCAGGGAATTGGGTCAGGATGACGTGGGTTCCGGCGCTTTCGAAACCACCGTCAACCAGGTCCTCGGCATCACCCATGCCCTGACCTCCTCCATGATCAGTCGGGACTGCCCGGACTTCGACCAGGCCCTGGCCCGGGTACGGGAGTGGGACCAGGCCTTCATCGATAGGACCGTGGCCCTGATCGATGGTCGTCCCATACCGGATGCTGAACCGACCGAAGCCTCCCTGAAAAGGCCGAGACGAGCGAAGAAGGACAGCGACGAGGACTATGAGCTCGAGTTGCGGAAAATGCGGAAGAAGCGACTGGACTTCCGGCTTTATCAGGCCAACCGGCTGCTCAGGACCGTCAGGACCCGGGAGAAGCTCCTGACCCTGGCCGATTACTATCAGCAGGCCAAACGCCAGGCCAACATGGCCGAGTTCGGCGACTTCACTGTAGCCGCCTTCCAGCTTGTCGACCGATTCCCGGCAATCGGAGCCCATTATCGTCGCCGGTTCACCCACGTATTCCTGGACGAATACCAGGACACCTCCACCACCCAGGCGCTTCTCCTTGCCGCCATCTTCCATCCGAACGACAAGGAGGGGGCATCCAGGTCGGCCGTGACCGCCGTGGGGGATCCCTTCCAATCCATCTACGCCTGGCGTGGTGCCAGCCCGGGAGCCTTCCGCACCTTCCAGTCACAGTTCGGGATGCTGGCCGACAGGCCCAGTGTCCAGGACGGGCAGCTTGGCGGAATCACCACCTTCGGCAGGTCGGAGGACAAGGAACCTCTGACGCTCTCCCGCACCTTCAGGAACTCCAGGATGGTCCTGAAGGCCGCCAATCTCTTGACGGTTCCGCTCCGGCAGGATACGGGCCGCTTCTCCAGTGCCAGGATGAACGAGGTGGACGTGGCCCGGCTGGAGGCCAGGGAAGGAGCCGACGAGGGGACCGTCGGCCTGCTTGGCTACAGCACGATTGGCCAGGAGATCGACGCCGTGGTCCGTTTCGCCCTTCATGCCAGGTCACGTTACGGCGGGCACGGCGAGGATGAGCTGGGCGAGGATTCCGATGCCCCCCATGCGGCCGTCCTTTTCCGGTCCAAGGCCAGGATGCCCCAGTATCGGACGGCACTGGAAGCCGCAGGCCTGACCTGCCAGGTGGTGGGGTATTCGGCCCTCTTCGACCGCCCCGAAGTCATGGATATCCTGGCCCTGCTCAGGGTGATCTGCGACCATACCGACAGTGATTCACTGATGCGTCTTCTGGCTTCGGCCCGGTTCAACATGAGCCCGGCCGATTTGAGAGCCTTGGCCTCCCTCGCGGAGACCATCAACGCCGACAGCCAGTACCGGGCTCTTCTCCAGGCCGGAATGGTGCCCAAAACGGACGACGGCAAGGTCAGGAGAGAGCTGGTACGAGAACAACGGGACCAGGTACCGAACTCCCTCTTCCTGATTGATCTCCTGTTGCGTGATGACCTGGACGACCTGCTCCGGACCTCACGACTCAGTCCGCGTGGCCGTACATTGGTCAGTAGGGCGGCCGAGGTCATTCGAACAGTCCAGTCCCAGTCTTCGGCCTCGGTCAGGCAGGTGGTCATCGCCGCCATCCAGGCCCTGGACCTCGACATCGATCTGGTCCTGGCCCAGGCCATGGAACATCCGGACCAGCCTCTTCAACCGAGCCGGGCCAATGCCGGAGTCGAAGCCCTTCTGGAACAGGTTGATACCTACATATCCGAGTTGCCTGCCGGCCTGGGCCCCAGTCTTCCAGGATTCGTGGCCTGGGTGGATGCCATGGTCCAAAGTCCCGATCTGCCCGATGAGGGGGCTGGTGGGCATGCCGATGTGACCCTGATGACCGTCCACCAGGCCAAGGGTCTGGAATGGGATGCCGTGGCCGTGGTCGGGCTGTCCGCCGGCTCCTTCCCGAGCAAGCAGGGCGACCACCTGAAAATCGAGACGCTGAGCACCGAGGCTTCCCCGGTGGGAGTGCCTTACCGGAACACGGCAAATACCTGGCTGGAGGATCCGCAGGCGGTTCCTGTACCGGTCAGGGCCGATGCCATGATTCTCCCCAGATTCCCCCATGACGCCCGTCCGGGATCCGAACCGGGGGATGACCTTGGTGGTCTGAGCCTGGCCGATTTGGAGGACGAGGCAATCGGGGAGATCAGGAGCACCGGCGTGGACGATGCCGGGGATGACTACGACTTCCTGAGTGCCAGGGGATACCTGCCGCAGAAAGAGGAATACGGAAACCGATACCACAACGATGAGCGCCGACTGGCCTATGTGGCCGTGACCAGGGCCAGGCATGACCTCCTCCTGACGTTCAGCACCAAGGCCAATGACACCAATCCCGCCTTGAACACCCCACAGGCCGACCCCGAGACGACTGCCTCGAACTTCTGGCGGGAATTGGTCAGGGGTCTGGAAGGCGAAGATGGTGCCGTCAGATTGGATTCCATCGATGGGGGCCAGGATGGGGACGACGGGGAACCGCTTCCCCCCACTCCTCCTGTGGGTCTTCTGGTTGGTCAGGATGCCCAGGCCTTCCGTCAGGCCCTTGTTCAGGATGCCTTGGACCAGGTGGGCCAGCTGGCAGCCAGGCAGGATGAATCCGACAGGGTCCTCTGGCCGATAACCATGGGGACCAAGGTGTCACAGGCCCTGCAACGCAGTGCCGAATGGGTGGGCTTCGACGAGGACCCATCCGGAACCCCGCACGCGGAAGGCAGTCTCTATGCCGACGCGGTCCGGGTGCTCCAGGTTGGCACCGGAAGGCTGGGTGTTGCCGGTGACCGCCTTGTCGCGGACCTGGAGGCTCTGCGCCGTACAGGGCGGAGAATCATCGGGCATGGCGCTCAGAGTGTCACTTCCATCCAGGCCAGATCGGGCGGGATGGAGGCCGTCAGGGAACGGGAGTATTGGGAGGGCCTGGTCAGGCCTGTGCCCCGGGTGGCCTCGCCTCTGGCCCAGGCCGGTACCCTCTTCCATGAATGGGCTCAGCGCTACATCATGCCTGACTTCGAACCTTCATCGGGATTGCTTGATGTGACCGACCAGACCGTGGATGATTCCCTGGTGGAATCACAGACCCCATCCGGGTCAGCCGTTCCCTTGGGGTCGGAGGCCATGGCGGAACGCCGTCGGATGCTGGCGGATTTGGACGAGGAAGAAGCGGGAAGGAAGCAGGGGGGAAGCGACCGAACGGCCCGGAACCTCAGGATATGGGAGCGGCGTCTGGCTGAATCCGAGTGGGGGCAAAGGACTCCTGCCTGGGTGGAACGCCCCATCGTGGCGGTACTGGACGGCACCATCGTCAAGGGCAAACTCGATGCCGTGTTCCGCGGAGGGCTCGACCAGGATGACGGCTCCAAGCTCTACACCATCGTGGACTGGAAAACCGGGGCCCGGCCCACGACCGCGGAGGACATCAGCGGAAAACTG
- a CDS encoding PD-(D/E)XK nuclease family protein, producing the protein MNSSRPVDATRVPSEVQELIDGGLKGTNGEGTSTLLISGPPRSGKTTVATQALLAGMDAYGDRDAFMVVSGRTAADLIGRQVILERGSASRTRPVGTLQALAFQILTQVSSLSEEDGALLPRLLNGAEQDALLRQVLTGHIAHVRSGDDCAVCRLLERYFQSGSGWSSVLVTRSDGQVEGVSDRFIAQLRDMFARMTELGVTPEDRDRLLSALDTQAIDLDQKERLGLQWRLAFAMNDEYLACIDRTYPDEFRLDPSLLMVRAGEGIRKVEGLALPRLLVVDDWQDVTLAGMGFLQALNRAGCSLLLVGNCDQAVQSFRGSYPEFLATRLTGLTAPNQGEALPILAEDFACLNARQVVLPQRQIVAPSAAGQPLQDGPGSYADLVAARISLGIASLEEENVALPSRPGKLPAWPGAGPVAPLAPTNPLLADGSVSARLFHTPAQEEDDLVWQVKHEFLTLGRDWNDMAVIAHDNATIRALGRKLRVQGVPVRYSSVTRPLSEETVIQGLFALVELARVAGDLSALSDEATGPGGIASWVRLHLRTLMASPLVCARVGDTGHERPVRMEHLESLMDSMAVLSRIQSSGDVPDPSVPATDGVLPQEAGSDVEEAGDDEGADGDEGEGRPEETLSTLPGLVSVWRDWCRGILTQGADAARQDGVSIDDSVISGGGNDLDIEGGLSVDALQTMLLLNPQECAPTILSAMDSIAGGRREDPDVRALRRALRIIRTTADRVAALPDPQPQYVLWEAWDSLGLADDWQKRALVASQEGEEVNDRLDALMRLFQYASGSQGFRTIEAFMDQVRSMQIEADSLAHIGPVEHAVTLTTPAGAAALARVWPLVWIPAVQDGNWPNLTPRDTMFGAEDLADLVLHNRIGTLDQPSSGHDPRIQSVLYTEKKGFLEAVTRAGEQVRVSAVWNDDMVPSDFLYGYLPEFYERTADMARANFTPVGSGGDTGREYGGLEVSPRGLTAVARSLLARQALQEDGLDRGRVDDAIDTLRLLSREGLQEADPRFWPFLYADFDTERSSNGASERPDTDSPASVSKVTAVGEPPALKPGESQQGEAVATSAQVVSLSPSTVDQIWRCPLEWVLSDRYSGPQPSRVDTGFGSLIHQVAQEATNRGLDRPDPGKLGRNAQSLAERKSMVGAELMDIYHEFAQNPPAGLNPRELYGIRSKEHQAEGIIDNLASYFVHSTTDGYGCGGKAPVPVGSLEGVQSERSFNVTITVEDVCKVWKATFPGNALDREQFFNLLSGLVGGFPEALTSETSVRLSGRIDRLETRCIDGRHYLRLVDYKTGKVHSRGDLFNDLQLVCYQLGLAFQTDEERRRSDAEAGWVLPGAPDPAQDGMLPVSQSLLFDVGRPAKDANTGTRPEEVPYQPPIFHEGTFTPAYQPRTGVPDPSKLADLGDLPAESPRGVDQEVWDLVRNHGGGSQIVWDLTMVARVFFAAGVSLSADRPDALFDPSRCRRDRKDGVCPAWKRLATNLLEDQE; encoded by the coding sequence ATGAATTCAAGCAGACCGGTTGATGCGACTCGGGTCCCTTCGGAGGTCCAGGAGCTGATTGACGGTGGGCTCAAGGGAACGAACGGGGAGGGCACCTCCACCCTTCTCATCTCCGGCCCGCCCCGGAGTGGCAAGACCACCGTCGCCACCCAGGCCCTCCTGGCCGGTATGGATGCGTACGGAGACCGCGATGCCTTCATGGTGGTTTCGGGCCGCACCGCTGCGGACCTGATCGGTCGCCAGGTCATCCTGGAACGGGGGAGCGCCAGCAGGACCCGCCCGGTGGGTACTCTCCAGGCCCTGGCCTTCCAGATACTGACACAGGTCTCCTCCCTGTCGGAGGAAGACGGTGCACTGTTGCCCAGGCTGCTCAACGGAGCCGAACAGGATGCCCTCCTGCGTCAGGTCTTGACCGGTCATATCGCTCACGTCCGATCCGGTGACGACTGCGCGGTATGTCGACTCCTGGAGCGCTACTTCCAGAGTGGATCCGGCTGGTCCTCCGTCCTGGTCACCCGGTCGGACGGGCAGGTCGAGGGGGTCAGTGATAGGTTCATCGCCCAGCTGCGTGACATGTTCGCCCGGATGACGGAGCTGGGGGTAACTCCCGAAGACAGGGACCGTCTCCTTTCCGCGCTGGATACCCAAGCCATCGACCTCGACCAGAAGGAACGCCTGGGTCTGCAATGGCGTCTGGCCTTCGCCATGAATGACGAATACCTGGCGTGCATCGACCGGACCTACCCGGACGAGTTCCGTCTTGACCCCTCCTTGCTGATGGTCCGGGCAGGGGAGGGAATCAGGAAGGTCGAAGGGCTGGCCCTGCCCAGGCTCCTGGTAGTGGATGACTGGCAGGACGTTACCCTTGCCGGCATGGGATTCCTGCAGGCCTTGAATCGGGCCGGGTGCAGCCTGCTTCTGGTTGGCAACTGCGACCAGGCGGTCCAGTCCTTCCGAGGTTCATACCCGGAATTCCTGGCAACCCGGTTGACTGGTCTTACTGCCCCGAACCAGGGGGAGGCGCTCCCCATACTGGCCGAGGATTTTGCCTGCCTCAACGCCCGGCAGGTGGTCCTGCCGCAGCGGCAGATCGTGGCTCCGAGCGCGGCGGGCCAACCCTTGCAGGACGGGCCCGGCTCCTATGCGGACCTGGTGGCTGCCCGCATATCCCTGGGCATCGCCAGTCTTGAGGAGGAGAATGTCGCTCTTCCCAGCCGGCCGGGTAAGTTGCCGGCCTGGCCCGGTGCCGGGCCCGTTGCCCCCCTGGCCCCCACCAATCCGCTCCTTGCCGACGGCTCCGTGTCCGCCCGACTGTTCCACACTCCAGCCCAGGAGGAGGATGACCTGGTCTGGCAGGTCAAGCATGAATTCCTGACCCTGGGCAGGGATTGGAATGACATGGCCGTCATCGCCCATGACAATGCGACGATTCGTGCCCTGGGCCGCAAGCTCAGGGTGCAGGGGGTCCCTGTCCGGTATTCGTCGGTGACCAGGCCCCTCAGCGAGGAGACTGTCATCCAGGGGCTCTTCGCCCTGGTCGAGCTGGCCCGGGTTGCGGGGGACCTGTCCGCACTGTCGGATGAAGCGACCGGGCCCGGTGGCATTGCCTCCTGGGTCAGGCTGCACCTGAGGACCCTCATGGCCAGCCCGCTTGTCTGTGCCAGGGTGGGGGACACCGGCCATGAGCGTCCGGTGAGGATGGAGCACCTGGAATCTCTGATGGATTCCATGGCCGTACTGTCCCGAATCCAGTCCTCGGGGGACGTGCCCGACCCATCAGTCCCGGCGACCGATGGGGTCCTTCCTCAGGAAGCGGGTTCGGATGTCGAAGAGGCCGGTGATGACGAAGGAGCGGACGGGGACGAAGGGGAAGGCCGCCCAGAGGAGACCCTGTCGACTCTGCCCGGTCTGGTATCGGTCTGGAGGGACTGGTGCCGCGGCATTCTGACCCAAGGGGCCGATGCCGCCCGGCAGGACGGGGTCAGTATTGATGATTCGGTGATATCCGGTGGTGGAAACGACTTGGATATCGAGGGTGGTCTGAGCGTCGATGCCCTGCAGACCATGCTCCTTCTGAACCCTCAGGAGTGTGCGCCGACAATCCTGTCCGCCATGGATTCCATCGCCGGTGGCCGCCGGGAGGACCCTGACGTACGCGCCCTCCGCCGGGCCTTGCGGATTATCCGGACCACTGCCGACCGGGTGGCCGCCCTGCCTGATCCCCAACCCCAGTATGTGCTCTGGGAGGCCTGGGACAGCCTGGGTCTGGCCGATGACTGGCAGAAGCGTGCCCTGGTGGCCAGCCAGGAGGGCGAGGAGGTCAATGACCGCCTCGATGCCTTGATGCGTCTCTTCCAATATGCGTCCGGCTCCCAGGGATTCCGCACCATCGAGGCCTTCATGGACCAGGTGCGCAGTATGCAGATCGAGGCGGACTCCCTGGCGCATATCGGTCCTGTCGAGCATGCGGTCACATTAACCACGCCCGCCGGAGCGGCAGCCCTGGCCAGGGTCTGGCCTTTGGTATGGATTCCGGCGGTCCAGGACGGGAACTGGCCCAATCTGACCCCCCGTGACACCATGTTCGGGGCGGAGGACCTGGCCGACCTTGTTCTCCACAACCGAATCGGGACGCTTGACCAACCCTCTTCCGGGCATGACCCCAGGATTCAGTCGGTGCTGTATACCGAGAAGAAGGGGTTCCTGGAGGCTGTGACGCGTGCCGGCGAGCAGGTACGGGTCAGTGCCGTCTGGAATGACGATATGGTCCCATCCGATTTTCTCTATGGGTACCTGCCCGAGTTCTATGAGCGGACCGCGGATATGGCCCGAGCCAACTTCACCCCGGTGGGGTCCGGGGGTGACACGGGCAGGGAATACGGTGGTCTGGAGGTCTCACCCAGGGGGCTGACCGCCGTGGCCCGTTCCCTCCTGGCCAGGCAGGCCCTCCAGGAGGATGGTCTGGACCGTGGTCGAGTAGATGATGCCATCGATACCCTGCGACTCCTTTCCAGAGAGGGCTTGCAGGAGGCCGACCCCAGGTTCTGGCCCTTCCTGTATGCCGATTTCGATACTGAACGGTCCTCGAACGGAGCATCCGAACGCCCCGATACGGATTCACCGGCCTCCGTTTCCAAGGTGACCGCAGTGGGCGAACCTCCGGCATTGAAGCCCGGAGAATCGCAACAAGGAGAAGCAGTTGCGACCTCCGCCCAGGTGGTGTCCCTCTCTCCATCCACCGTAGATCAAATCTGGCGCTGCCCACTGGAATGGGTGCTGAGTGACCGGTATTCCGGTCCACAGCCGAGCAGGGTGGATACCGGCTTCGGTTCCCTGATTCATCAGGTGGCCCAGGAGGCGACCAATCGCGGTCTGGACAGGCCTGACCCCGGGAAACTGGGTCGGAATGCTCAATCCCTGGCGGAGCGCAAGTCCATGGTGGGGGCCGAATTGATGGACATCTACCACGAGTTCGCCCAGAATCCTCCGGCTGGACTGAATCCCAGGGAGCTCTACGGTATCCGCAGCAAAGAGCATCAGGCGGAGGGAATCATCGATAATCTGGCCTCCTACTTCGTCCATTCCACGACAGACGGCTACGGTTGTGGTGGGAAGGCCCCGGTTCCCGTTGGAAGCCTGGAGGGGGTTCAGAGCGAGCGGTCCTTCAACGTGACCATAACCGTGGAGGACGTTTGCAAGGTATGGAAGGCCACCTTCCCCGGCAATGCGCTGGACCGGGAGCAGTTCTTCAATCTTCTGTCCGGTCTGGTGGGAGGGTTCCCCGAGGCACTTACCTCGGAGACGTCCGTGCGGTTGTCCGGCAGGATAGACAGGCTGGAAACCCGGTGCATTGACGGTCGTCATTACCTGCGTCTGGTGGATTACAAAACCGGTAAGGTGCACAGTCGAGGCGATCTCTTCAATGACCTTCAGCTGGTCTGTTACCAACTTGGTCTGGCCTTCCAGACCGACGAGGAAAGAAGGCGGTCGGATGCTGAGGCCGGCTGGGTCCTGCCTGGTGCCCCTGACCCCGCCCAGGACGGAATGCTTCCCGTCAGCCAGTCCCTGCTCTTCGACGTAGGCAGACCTGCCAAGGATGCCAATACAGGAACCAGGCCTGAGGAGGTCCCCTACCAGCCGCCCATCTTCCACGAGGGGACCTTCACGCCCGCCTACCAGCCGAGAACCGGAGTCCCCGACCCCTCCAAACTGGCTGACCTTGGAGACCTCCCTGCCGAGTCCCCGCGCGGGGTTGACCAGGAGGTCTGGGATCTGGTACGCAATCACGGCGGTGGCTCCCAGATTGTATGGGACCTGACCATGGTGGCCCGGGTCTTCTTTGCCGCCGGAGTCAGCCTTTCGGCCGACCGCCCCGATGCCCTCTTCGACCCCTCCCGTTGCCGCAGGGATCGCAAGGACGGGGTATGCCCGGCATGGAAGCGGCTGGCAACCAATCTTCTGGAGGACCAGGAATGA